One segment of Bacteroidota bacterium DNA contains the following:
- the lipB gene encoding lipoyl(octanoyl) transferase LipB: MQKVLFQDLAVIDYKEAWDYQEKLFNATIANKISNRNAQENEQIQTQSHLLFCEHPHVYTLGKSGSENNLLINSQQLTAHEATFYKINRGGDITYHGPGQIVGYPILDLDNFFTDIHKYLRYLEEVIIDTLAEFTIKAGRIAGLTGVWVDYENPSVARKICAMGVRTSRWVTMHGFALNVNTDISYFNNIVPCGITDKAVTSMHLELQQKVDATQVKTILKEKFAKRFDCVLKDSGTAE; this comes from the coding sequence ATGCAAAAAGTTTTGTTCCAAGATTTAGCTGTAATTGATTACAAGGAAGCTTGGGATTATCAGGAAAAACTTTTTAATGCAACAATTGCAAATAAAATAAGTAATCGAAATGCTCAAGAAAATGAGCAGATTCAAACCCAAAGTCATTTGTTGTTTTGCGAACACCCACATGTATACACTTTAGGGAAAAGTGGTTCGGAAAATAATTTATTAATTAACTCGCAACAGCTTACTGCGCATGAGGCCACTTTTTATAAGATTAATAGAGGTGGTGATATCACCTACCATGGGCCAGGACAAATAGTAGGTTATCCGATTTTAGATTTAGATAATTTTTTTACAGATATACATAAATACTTACGGTATTTAGAAGAAGTAATTATAGACACCTTGGCTGAGTTTACTATTAAAGCGGGTAGAATTGCCGGATTAACGGGTGTTTGGGTTGATTATGAAAATCCATCTGTGGCTAGAAAAATTTGTGCAATGGGTGTGCGCACAAGCAGATGGGTTACTATGCACGGGTTTGCGCTAAATGTAAATACCGATATAAGTTATTTTAATAATATCGTTCCGTGTGGTATTACTGATAAGGCCGTAACATCTATGCATCTCGAGCTTCAACAAAAGGTGGACGCTACTCAGGTAAAAACTATTCTAAAAGAAAAATTTGCAAAGCGATTCGATTGTGTGTTAAAAGATTCGGGTACTGCTGAATAA
- the dut gene encoding dUTP diphosphatase: protein MQIKVVNKSEHELPSYATIASAGMDLRANILEPIVLKPLERALVPTGLYIELPVGYEAQIRPRSGLAFKNGVTVLNSPGTIDADYRGEIKVLLINLSNEQFTINAGERIAQMVIASHEQAEWSLTEVLAETDRGAGGFGHTGKK, encoded by the coding sequence ATACAGATTAAAGTTGTAAATAAATCGGAGCATGAGTTGCCAAGTTATGCAACTATTGCCTCTGCGGGCATGGATTTGAGAGCTAATATATTGGAGCCTATTGTTCTTAAGCCACTGGAGCGCGCATTGGTTCCTACTGGATTGTATATAGAATTGCCAGTAGGCTACGAAGCGCAGATTAGACCTCGCAGTGGGTTGGCATTTAAAAATGGAGTAACAGTTTTAAACTCTCCCGGCACAATTGATGCCGATTACAGAGGCGAAATAAAAGTATTACTCATTAATTTATCTAATGAACAGTTTACAATTAATGCCGGAGAACGCATTGCGCAAATGGTTATTGCTTCTCATGAGCAAGCAGAATGGTCATTAACAGAAGTTTTGGCTGAAACGGATAGAGGGGCGGGTGGATTCGGTCATACAGGTAAGAAATAG
- a CDS encoding bifunctional phosphoglucose/phosphomannose isomerase, protein MKKLIEDFGKQLTQAISIGEKAQFTQPTTALTNIVIAGLGGSGIGGSIVSELVFRNAKLPITVIKGYDTPAFINEHTLFIASSYSGNTEETLETLSVAIAKKCKVVCVTSGGKVAEIAKQNNLDCVLIPGGMPPRSCAGYSLTQLFFILKAFGVINFDFLGQLKKAVALLNSESAAIHTEAKEVAAYLNNKIPVIYSTNLFEGVAIRFRQQINENAKMLCWHNVVPEMNHNELVGWKNKHEDLAVIIFRDKEDYQRNQKRIEINKEIIKQYTSNIMEVYCKGESQLEKAIYFIHLGDWISFYLAELRQVDIVEVKVIDFLKSELAKI, encoded by the coding sequence GTGAAGAAATTAATTGAAGATTTTGGTAAACAACTTACACAGGCAATTTCTATAGGAGAAAAAGCCCAATTTACGCAACCTACAACAGCTCTTACTAATATTGTTATTGCCGGGTTAGGTGGTTCTGGGATTGGAGGCAGTATTGTAAGTGAGTTGGTTTTTAGGAATGCAAAGTTGCCAATAACTGTTATTAAGGGGTACGACACTCCTGCATTTATAAACGAACATACGTTGTTTATTGCTTCTTCTTATTCCGGAAATACCGAAGAAACATTAGAAACCTTGTCTGTGGCTATTGCTAAAAAATGCAAGGTTGTTTGTGTTACATCCGGAGGTAAAGTAGCCGAAATAGCCAAACAGAATAATCTAGATTGTGTTCTTATTCCCGGAGGAATGCCTCCTCGGTCGTGTGCAGGCTATTCACTCACTCAATTGTTTTTTATATTAAAAGCATTTGGTGTAATTAATTTTGATTTTTTAGGACAACTGAAAAAAGCCGTAGCCCTATTAAATTCAGAATCTGCAGCTATTCATACAGAAGCAAAAGAAGTAGCGGCATATTTGAATAACAAAATTCCGGTTATATATTCTACCAATTTGTTTGAAGGCGTTGCAATTCGCTTTCGACAACAGATTAACGAAAATGCGAAAATGCTTTGCTGGCATAATGTTGTGCCCGAAATGAATCATAATGAGTTGGTAGGTTGGAAAAACAAGCACGAAGATTTAGCCGTGATTATTTTTAGAGATAAGGAAGACTACCAGCGCAACCAAAAAAGAATAGAGATTAATAAAGAAATTATAAAACAATACACCTCAAATATTATGGAAGTGTATTGTAAGGGCGAGTCTCAGCTAGAAAAGGCTATTTACTTTATTCATTTGGGCGATTGGATTTCTTTTTATTTAGCTGAGCTTAGGCAGGTTGATATTGTAGAGGTAAAAGTAATTGACTTCCTAAAATCAGAATTGGCAAAAATATAA
- a CDS encoding polysaccharide biosynthesis C-terminal domain-containing protein, giving the protein MASFKKLAGETAIYGIPTIVGRLLNYLLVPLYTYKFNPEEYGVVTEMYAYSSFLLIVLTYGMETTLFRFSQMDYDKNKVYTTSLIAIVTTSVLFVVFSFLFTPQLASLIRYPENQEYVKWFALILGFDALCSVPFAKLRQENKAKKFAFIKSLNILLNILLNLFFIVLCPYLLKNNIAVDCVNMVYAKEVGVGYIFLSNVYASAFTFLLLLPTIIKERYDYDYGILKKMLVYTYPLLFAGLAGIINETLDRILIKYLIPDHHVAMTQVGIYGACYKISILMTIFIQTFKFAAEPFFFSHSKEKNADEIYANVMRYFVIACLFIFLGTMMYIDIIKFFIGKDFRIGLHVVPILLLANMFLGIYYNLSIWYKLSGQTYYGAYISLIGAAITLIINFLLIPRIGYTGAAWATFACYTSMMAVSYFVGQRKHNINYPVKKLSVYFLVAMFFYFISTLIPTETITIPVKLIINTLFLLVYTFYIFKKENLLSKISLKIN; this is encoded by the coding sequence TTGGCCTCGTTTAAAAAATTAGCCGGAGAAACTGCCATCTATGGAATTCCAACCATTGTTGGGCGGCTATTGAATTACCTTTTGGTGCCGCTTTATACCTATAAATTTAATCCGGAAGAGTATGGGGTTGTTACTGAAATGTATGCCTATTCCTCTTTTTTATTGATTGTTCTTACATATGGAATGGAAACAACCTTGTTTCGTTTTTCGCAAATGGATTACGATAAAAATAAAGTTTATACAACAAGCCTTATTGCCATCGTTACCACATCTGTTTTGTTTGTAGTGTTTTCATTTTTATTTACGCCTCAGTTAGCATCGCTTATTCGTTATCCCGAAAATCAAGAGTATGTAAAATGGTTTGCGCTCATCTTAGGATTTGATGCGTTGTGTAGCGTTCCATTTGCAAAGCTTAGGCAAGAAAACAAAGCCAAGAAATTTGCATTTATAAAGTCGTTGAATATACTCTTGAATATATTGCTAAATCTATTTTTTATAGTGTTGTGCCCATATCTTCTCAAGAACAATATTGCTGTTGATTGTGTAAATATGGTTTATGCAAAAGAAGTTGGTGTTGGATATATATTTTTATCGAATGTATATGCCAGTGCATTTACGTTTCTTCTTTTATTACCTACTATTATTAAGGAGCGATATGATTATGATTATGGCATTTTAAAAAAAATGTTAGTATATACATATCCCTTGCTATTTGCTGGTTTGGCCGGAATTATAAACGAAACCTTGGATAGAATTTTAATAAAATATTTAATACCCGATCATCATGTTGCAATGACGCAAGTTGGTATTTACGGAGCCTGTTACAAAATATCAATATTGATGACCATTTTTATTCAAACATTTAAGTTTGCCGCAGAGCCTTTTTTCTTTTCGCACTCTAAAGAAAAAAATGCAGACGAAATTTATGCAAATGTGATGCGCTATTTTGTTATCGCATGTTTGTTTATTTTTTTAGGAACAATGATGTATATAGATATTATTAAATTTTTTATAGGAAAAGATTTTCGTATTGGCTTACATGTAGTGCCAATACTTCTATTAGCAAATATGTTTTTAGGTATTTATTATAATCTTTCTATTTGGTATAAATTAAGTGGTCAAACTTATTATGGTGCATACATATCGCTAATTGGAGCTGCAATTACATTGATAATAAACTTTTTGTTGATACCTAGAATTGGCTATACGGGGGCTGCCTGGGCTACATTTGCTTGTTATACCAGTATGATGGCTGTTTCTTATTTTGTTGGACAGCGAAAACATAACATAAACTACCCTGTTAAAAAGCTGTCGGTTTATTTTTTAGTAGCAATGTTTTTTTATTTCATCTCCACGTTGATTCCTACCGAAACCATTACAATTCCAGTTAAATTAATTATCAATACCTTGTTTTTATTGGTTTATACATTTTACATTTTTAAAAAAGAGAATTTGTTAAGTAAGATTTCGCTAAAAATTAATTGA
- a CDS encoding NTP transferase domain-containing protein: protein MRIIIPMAGMGKRMRPHTLTVPKPLLPIAGKPIVQRLVEDLAKVSKSKVEEVAFIISSAFGKDVEANLIAIAEKLGAKGTICYQNEALGTAHAILCAEQSLKGKTLVAFADTLFKADFKLDDEQDGIIWVHKIEDPRAFGVVKLNTENVITDFVEKPQTFVSDLAIIGIYYFKDGEYLKKELRYLLDNDIKDKGEYQLTNALENMKNKGTKFVPGKVVEWLDCGNKDATVYTNQRVLEFVRKEEKLVSASAQFINSTVIEPCYIGDNVKIENSIVGPHVSLGGNTKVEGSVICNSIVQNNSVIKNSLLRNSMLGSYVEYKGKADEVSVGDYNVFIS, encoded by the coding sequence ATGCGAATTATTATACCAATGGCAGGAATGGGAAAACGTATGCGTCCGCATACACTTACGGTTCCTAAACCACTATTGCCAATAGCAGGAAAACCTATTGTGCAAAGACTTGTAGAAGACTTAGCAAAAGTATCCAAAAGCAAAGTAGAAGAAGTGGCTTTTATTATTAGCTCTGCTTTTGGTAAAGATGTGGAAGCTAACCTAATTGCAATAGCCGAAAAATTAGGTGCAAAGGGCACTATTTGCTATCAAAATGAAGCATTGGGGACAGCTCATGCAATATTGTGTGCAGAACAATCTTTAAAAGGAAAAACCTTGGTTGCTTTTGCCGATACACTTTTTAAAGCGGATTTTAAATTGGACGATGAACAAGATGGAATTATTTGGGTACACAAAATAGAAGATCCACGCGCATTTGGTGTAGTAAAGCTTAATACAGAGAATGTGATTACAGACTTTGTTGAAAAACCACAAACATTTGTTTCTGATTTAGCCATTATAGGTATTTATTATTTTAAGGATGGCGAGTATTTAAAGAAGGAACTTCGTTATTTATTAGATAATGATATTAAAGACAAAGGAGAATACCAGCTTACCAATGCATTGGAAAACATGAAAAACAAAGGCACTAAATTTGTGCCCGGTAAGGTTGTAGAATGGTTGGATTGTGGAAATAAAGACGCAACCGTATATACTAATCAACGCGTATTGGAGTTTGTGCGAAAAGAGGAGAAGTTAGTTTCTGCATCAGCACAATTTATTAATTCTACCGTTATTGAACCTTGTTACATAGGAGATAATGTTAAGATTGAAAACTCCATTGTTGGTCCTCATGTTTCGTTAGGAGGCAATACCAAGGTAGAAGGTAGCGTTATCTGTAATAGTATTGTTCAGAACAATAGCGTTATAAAAAATAGCCTCTTGAGAAACTCTATGTTGGGAAGTTATGTTGAATATAAAGGTAAAGCAGATGAGGTAAGTGTTGGCGATTACAATGTGTTTATAAGTTAG